The following proteins are encoded in a genomic region of Melopsittacus undulatus isolate bMelUnd1 chromosome 8, bMelUnd1.mat.Z, whole genome shotgun sequence:
- the RCN1 gene encoding reticulocalbin-1 produces MGAGGVQWYLALALLPLLPLLPGGLGKPTARQERARQHEDRPGFQYDHEAFLGKEEARSFDQLSPEESRERLGKIVDRIDDNKDGYLTTEELKNWIKRVQKRYIYENVAKVWKDYDLNKDDKIAWEEYKQATYGYYLENPEEFQDATDQHSFKKMLPRDERRFKTADLDGDLAATREEFTAFLHPEEFEHMKNIVVLETLEDIDKNEDGFVDQDEYIADMFANEEGGPEPDWVITEREQFADFRDINKDGKMDKEEIQHWILPQDYDHALAEARHLVYESDVDKDQKLTKEEVLDNWNMFVGSQATNYGEDLTRNHDEL; encoded by the exons ATGGGGGCCGGCGGGGTGCAGTGGTACCTAGCGCTGGCGCTGttgccgctgctgccgctgtTGCCGGGAGGCCTGGGCAAACCGACAGCGCGACAGGAGCGGGCGCGGCAGCACGAAGACCGCCCGGGCTTCCAGTACGACCACGAGGCCTTCCTGGGCAAGGAGGAGGCGCGGAGCTTTGACCAGCTCAGCCCGGAGGAGAGCCGAGAGAGGCTGGG GAAGATTGTGGATAGAATAGATGACAACAAAGATGGCTATCTCACaacagaggaattaaaaaactGGATTAAACGGGTACAGAAACGCTATATCTATGAAAATGTGGCTAAAGTTTGGAAAGACTACGATCTCAATAAGGATGATAAAAttgcctgggaagaatacaaaCAAGCCACATACGGTTATTATCTAG AAAATCCAGAAGAATTCCAAGATGCAACTGATCAGCACAGCTTTAAGAAAATGCTGCCCAGAGATGAAAGACGATTCAAAACTGCAGATCTGGATGGAGACTTAGCTGCAACTCGTGAAGAATTCACGGCTTTCCTTCACCCGGAAGAGTTTGAGCATATGAAAAACATTGTTGTCTTA GAAACCTTAGAAGACATAGACAAAAATGAGGATGGTTTTGTGGATCAAGATGAGTACATTG CTGATATGTTTGCAAATGAAGAGGGTGGACCAGAGCCTGACTGGGTGATTACAGAGCGTGAACAGTTTGCAGATTTTCGTGACATCAACAAGGATGGGAAGATGGACAAAGAGGAAATTCAGCACTGGATTCTCCCACAAGACTATGATCATGCACTGGCTGAAGCAAGGCACTTGGTCTATGAATCGGATGTAGACAAG GATCAAAAACTAACAAAAGAGGAGGTTTTAGACAACTGGAATATGTTCGTTGGAAGTCAAGCTACTAATTATGGGGAGGACCTCACAAGAAACCATGATGAACTATGA